One genomic segment of Salinigranum rubrum includes these proteins:
- a CDS encoding FaeA/PapI family transcriptional regulator: protein MTEDRRDEHGQFAPEYTTEEFLNAVREHEPAGTSEVAEAVGCTTQNADYRLRQLREGGRVASKKIGRSLVWTLTNDTEE from the coding sequence ATGACCGAGGACCGACGCGACGAACACGGACAATTCGCTCCGGAGTACACCACCGAGGAGTTCCTTAACGCCGTTCGCGAACACGAACCAGCGGGGACGAGTGAGGTAGCCGAGGCGGTCGGGTGTACGACACAGAACGCGGATTACCGGCTCCGACAACTCCGTGAGGGGGGTCGCGTGGCGAGTAAGAAGATCGGCCGATCGCTTGTGTGGACGCTCACGAACGACACCGAGGAGTAA
- a CDS encoding SWIM zinc finger family protein, whose amino-acid sequence MTAYESDANECIEPRTERALNQYLTVLPDYDRARGADDLFMVVSQSGKEYLVDTRLGACECPDHEHLGVRCKHLRRVAFAMGERPIPAGVDGVDPQLGEHVYATPQVAATDGGIIDGSDDASGDEQRPDDCDCGEWNADSDLPCWPCAREKFDQPATNE is encoded by the coding sequence ATGACCGCTTACGAATCCGACGCTAACGAATGTATCGAACCCCGAACCGAGCGCGCCCTTAACCAGTACCTCACGGTCCTCCCAGATTACGACCGCGCTCGGGGCGCGGATGACCTGTTCATGGTCGTCTCACAGTCCGGCAAAGAGTACCTCGTCGACACCCGACTCGGGGCGTGCGAGTGCCCCGACCACGAACACCTGGGCGTCCGTTGTAAGCACCTTCGCCGGGTGGCCTTCGCCATGGGTGAGCGCCCCATCCCCGCCGGCGTTGATGGCGTTGACCCCCAACTCGGTGAGCACGTCTACGCGACGCCCCAGGTGGCCGCAACCGACGGCGGGATCATCGACGGCAGCGACGACGCAAGCGGCGACGAACAGCGTCCCGATGACTGTGACTGTGGCGAGTGGAACGCCGATTCGGACCTGCCGTGTTGGCCCTGCGCTCGTGAGAAATTCGATCAACCCGCCACAAACGAGTAA
- a CDS encoding DUF7557 family protein has product MSSDQEKTNIEVYRETWRRLNHLKERPGDSFDDVINRLIDSYQNKGDD; this is encoded by the coding sequence ATGTCTTCCGATCAAGAGAAGACGAATATAGAAGTGTACAGGGAGACGTGGCGACGACTGAACCACCTCAAGGAACGTCCGGGCGATTCATTCGACGACGTGATTAACAGACTCATCGACTCCTATCAAAACAAAGGAGACGACTAG
- a CDS encoding phage/plasmid primase, P4 family has protein sequence MSDDAHPPRPDPLAFDPEPVPEELREREQWVAWRYQWDRDHDEWTKIPVDVDTDGFASSTNADTWTAFEDAVAYHDRDDTDTDGVGFVVTEEDLVVGIDLDDVRDPETGDLEAWAEALLDDVPTYAEVSPSGTGLRLFGFGFVPDGGNRGDVDGAEGHLEMYDDGRYLTVTGHTVADAPADVRQANDAIAEVHAEYIADDVTDGDTPNAAVDGELPGDADAVLTDDVLDRARDAENGKKFRRLWNGDTSGYESHSEADLALCGLLAFWTGVDRRQIDRLFRESGLYRDKWDADRGAQTYGERTIDKALEGRTEFYDPSDHGERGTPPTADQHGTADRINSELIDALLADPDAWIDPDAQTWTVRATEDYDADTIADTVDDGELPGDADAALADAVLGGDVPDGIDDALQAWRQNPDEWDVTVARSFDDADLSPEALAAALGVPVADLGDESNGTLAYRVWERIRRSDELHVVARMGEQADGALFAYDPDTGTWRQTGDDDLRTVGREALGEAYTSGVGRELGEQVRTTNGDGQPAGQVHIDAFGAPEGTVPVANGLLDVDSRDLRPLEPRDYALTTLPVVYDPDTECPAFEEFLSDVCPRQVDRQKLQEYVGYTLLHWGLPYHKALFLAGPQASGKSTFLDVVHALLGEDPTCSLAPQEITEERFAGYDLWGAWANIRSDIPSGLIENTGKFKELVAGDAIKVEKKHQDPIMIRPAAKHLFAANTLPSAEIDDDAFFRRILLVSFPKTVPRNERDPRLLDRLTDELPGVLNWALDGLDRLREQDHFTADLPPAETQGKWRSWGRSIDRFKERCLDDDAEATASVPKGDAYDAYRTFCEAEGIPAESKQKFGREMMNTSGVGDRRETVDGNRTWVYTGVELIEDRIPDPDASTERDGEQTGLF, from the coding sequence ATGAGCGACGACGCCCACCCGCCCCGACCGGATCCGCTCGCGTTCGATCCCGAGCCGGTCCCCGAGGAACTCCGCGAGCGCGAGCAGTGGGTCGCGTGGCGCTACCAGTGGGATCGCGACCACGACGAGTGGACCAAGATCCCCGTCGATGTCGACACCGACGGGTTCGCGTCGTCGACGAACGCGGACACGTGGACTGCGTTCGAGGACGCCGTCGCATACCACGACCGTGACGACACGGATACGGACGGCGTCGGGTTCGTAGTGACCGAGGAGGATCTTGTCGTCGGGATCGACCTCGACGACGTCCGCGACCCGGAGACGGGCGACCTCGAAGCCTGGGCCGAGGCGTTGCTCGACGACGTCCCCACCTATGCCGAGGTATCACCGAGTGGGACCGGCCTTCGGCTGTTCGGTTTCGGGTTCGTCCCCGACGGTGGGAACCGTGGTGATGTCGACGGCGCGGAAGGCCACCTCGAAATGTACGATGACGGCCGCTATCTGACTGTGACCGGCCACACCGTCGCCGATGCGCCGGCCGACGTCCGCCAAGCGAACGACGCAATCGCCGAGGTTCACGCGGAGTATATCGCCGACGACGTCACGGACGGCGATACGCCGAACGCGGCCGTCGACGGTGAACTTCCCGGCGACGCCGACGCCGTCCTCACCGACGACGTGCTCGACCGCGCGCGGGACGCCGAGAACGGCAAGAAGTTCCGCCGACTGTGGAACGGGGACACCTCGGGTTACGAAAGCCACAGTGAGGCGGACCTCGCGCTGTGTGGACTGCTCGCGTTTTGGACTGGGGTCGACCGCCGGCAGATCGACCGGCTCTTTCGAGAGTCGGGACTCTACCGTGACAAGTGGGACGCTGATCGGGGCGCTCAGACCTACGGCGAGCGAACGATCGACAAGGCGCTTGAGGGTCGTACCGAGTTCTACGATCCGAGCGACCACGGCGAGCGCGGAACGCCGCCGACGGCCGACCAACACGGAACAGCCGACCGGATCAACTCGGAGTTGATCGACGCCCTGCTCGCCGATCCCGACGCATGGATCGATCCCGACGCACAGACGTGGACCGTCCGCGCGACTGAGGACTACGACGCCGACACGATCGCCGACACGGTCGACGACGGCGAACTTCCCGGCGACGCCGACGCCGCCCTCGCCGACGCAGTCTTAGGGGGCGACGTCCCTGACGGGATCGACGACGCGCTCCAAGCGTGGCGGCAGAATCCCGACGAGTGGGACGTCACCGTCGCCCGGTCGTTTGACGACGCCGACCTCTCGCCGGAGGCACTTGCTGCCGCGCTCGGTGTTCCGGTCGCGGACCTCGGCGACGAATCGAACGGGACGCTTGCGTACCGCGTATGGGAACGGATCCGTCGCAGCGACGAGTTGCACGTCGTCGCTCGAATGGGCGAACAGGCCGACGGCGCGCTGTTCGCTTACGATCCCGATACCGGAACGTGGCGGCAGACCGGCGACGACGACCTCCGGACGGTCGGGCGTGAGGCGCTCGGTGAGGCGTATACCAGTGGCGTCGGTCGCGAACTCGGAGAACAGGTCCGAACTACGAACGGCGACGGCCAGCCGGCGGGCCAGGTCCATATCGACGCGTTCGGCGCGCCGGAGGGAACCGTCCCCGTGGCGAACGGACTCCTTGACGTCGACAGTCGCGACCTCCGACCGCTCGAACCGAGGGACTACGCCCTCACCACGCTTCCGGTCGTATACGATCCGGACACCGAGTGCCCGGCCTTCGAGGAGTTTCTTAGCGACGTGTGTCCGCGTCAGGTCGACCGGCAGAAGCTACAGGAATACGTCGGGTACACGCTTTTGCACTGGGGACTCCCCTACCACAAGGCGCTATTCCTCGCCGGACCACAGGCGAGCGGTAAGTCGACGTTTCTCGATGTGGTTCACGCCCTGCTCGGCGAGGATCCGACGTGTTCGCTCGCGCCACAAGAAATAACCGAGGAACGATTCGCGGGCTACGACCTGTGGGGCGCGTGGGCGAATATCCGCTCGGATATTCCGTCGGGCCTCATCGAAAACACCGGGAAATTCAAGGAACTCGTCGCGGGTGACGCCATCAAAGTCGAGAAGAAACACCAAGATCCGATTATGATTCGCCCGGCGGCGAAACACCTCTTTGCGGCGAACACGCTCCCGTCGGCTGAGATTGACGACGACGCGTTTTTCCGTCGGATCCTGCTCGTCTCATTCCCGAAAACGGTCCCGCGCAACGAAAGGGATCCCCGGCTTCTCGACCGGCTGACCGACGAACTCCCTGGTGTGTTGAATTGGGCGCTCGACGGACTCGACCGGCTTCGAGAACAGGACCACTTCACCGCCGACCTTCCGCCGGCCGAGACGCAGGGTAAGTGGCGGTCGTGGGGGCGGTCGATCGACCGGTTCAAAGAGCGGTGTCTCGACGACGACGCCGAAGCGACCGCGTCGGTTCCGAAGGGTGACGCCTACGACGCCTACCGGACGTTCTGTGAGGCCGAAGGCATCCCCGCCGAGTCGAAACAGAAGTTCGGCCGCGAGATGATGAACACCTCCGGCGTCGGTGACCGACGGGAAACCGTCGATGGAAACCGCACGTGGGTGTACACAGGCGTCGAATTGATCGAGGACCGGATCCCGGACCCGGACGCGAGTACAGAACGCGACGGCGAGCAAACCGGATTATTCTAA
- a CDS encoding AbrB/MazE/SpoVT family DNA-binding domain-containing protein: MSSTEGIGTTYVRKEGRITIPAAVRRQLDLERGDLVRIRVKLVEGVSVDD; this comes from the coding sequence ATGAGTTCGACAGAAGGGATTGGCACAACCTATGTGCGAAAAGAAGGGCGGATAACCATCCCGGCGGCCGTCCGTCGTCAGTTAGATCTCGAACGTGGGGATCTCGTGAGAATACGAGTCAAGCTTGTAGAGGGGGTTAGTGTCGATGATTGA
- a CDS encoding site-specific integrase, which translates to MTAPEVQLENLRERIDDAEEINDADQDALLAFDDALTLLNSNYSTYRHVKLLRHVTILAERVGEIDAALTDREAAEKIVRWINRNYDNEETNQDYRVALKVFGRRVTDEGVRNDPDEPPASLDWIPSGTSNNYDPAPDPGQMLDWDDDVVPMIEETNHERDAAAIALQFDAGLRGFEFSDLTVGSITDHDHGLQVTVDGKQGRRTVLLIPSVPYVRDWLEEHPAPNDRDVPLWSKLTTPEEISYRMLTKMFKKPAERAEVDKPVTLTNFRKSSASYHASKGLSQAHLENRYGWVTGSDAASRYIKVFAKQADHELAKLHGLDVEEEEGGSIGPVECPRCSYQEKREAHFCSRCGQAMRAEAAAEVRDIESDVKADYRDTDPKDTDTAEKLDTLDTLLDDPEVKAALLEKLGED; encoded by the coding sequence ATGACCGCGCCCGAAGTACAACTCGAAAATCTCCGCGAACGAATCGACGACGCCGAGGAAATCAACGACGCCGACCAAGACGCGCTACTCGCGTTCGACGACGCGCTGACGCTACTCAATTCCAACTACTCCACCTACCGCCACGTGAAGCTCCTCCGGCACGTGACCATTCTCGCGGAACGTGTGGGCGAGATTGACGCGGCTCTTACCGACCGTGAGGCCGCCGAGAAGATCGTTCGGTGGATCAATCGGAACTACGATAACGAGGAGACCAATCAGGATTACCGCGTCGCGCTGAAGGTGTTTGGCCGACGTGTGACCGACGAGGGTGTCCGTAACGATCCCGACGAACCGCCAGCGTCACTCGACTGGATTCCGTCGGGAACCTCGAATAACTACGACCCCGCCCCCGACCCGGGACAGATGCTCGACTGGGACGACGACGTGGTCCCGATGATCGAGGAGACGAACCACGAACGCGACGCGGCCGCAATCGCGCTACAGTTCGACGCTGGCCTCCGTGGTTTCGAGTTCAGCGACCTCACTGTGGGAAGTATCACGGACCACGACCACGGGTTACAGGTGACGGTCGACGGCAAACAGGGCCGCCGGACCGTGCTGCTTATCCCGAGTGTCCCATACGTCCGGGATTGGCTTGAGGAGCACCCGGCCCCGAACGACCGGGACGTCCCGCTGTGGTCGAAACTCACGACGCCGGAGGAAATCAGTTACCGGATGCTCACCAAGATGTTCAAGAAGCCGGCCGAACGCGCCGAGGTAGACAAGCCGGTCACGCTGACGAACTTCCGCAAGAGTTCCGCGAGCTACCACGCCAGCAAAGGGCTGAGCCAGGCCCATCTCGAAAACAGATACGGATGGGTAACAGGATCAGACGCAGCTAGCCGATACATCAAGGTGTTCGCAAAACAGGCCGACCACGAATTAGCCAAGCTACACGGGCTTGACGTTGAAGAGGAGGAGGGCGGTTCGATTGGACCTGTCGAGTGCCCTCGGTGTAGCTATCAAGAGAAGCGCGAGGCGCATTTCTGTTCACGGTGTGGCCAAGCCATGCGGGCCGAGGCCGCTGCTGAGGTGCGGGACATTGAGTCAGACGTCAAAGCGGACTACCGCGATACCGACCCCAAGGATACCGACACCGCCGAGAAGCTCGACACGCTAGATACCCTTCTTGACGATCCCGAGGTGAAAGCCGCACTCCTCGAAAAACTCGGCGAGGACTAA
- a CDS encoding winged helix-turn-helix transcriptional regulator — translation MTTRGPADPDERYSEEACVVIDSLEQIGSQWRLIVLHDLQEGEKRFNELKRSTGSSARTLSRVLDDLQETGFVDRRLEEDAPVATYYSLTDKGESLAPVFDAIESWANEWLADEESATEAVGSLTS, via the coding sequence GTGACAACGAGAGGACCGGCCGATCCGGACGAGCGGTACAGCGAAGAGGCCTGCGTCGTCATCGACTCGCTCGAACAGATCGGGTCCCAGTGGCGGCTCATCGTGTTGCACGACCTCCAGGAGGGCGAGAAGCGGTTCAACGAACTCAAGCGCTCGACGGGGTCGAGCGCCCGGACGCTCTCGCGTGTTCTCGACGACCTCCAGGAGACGGGCTTCGTCGACCGACGGCTCGAAGAGGACGCACCCGTCGCGACGTACTACTCGCTGACCGACAAGGGCGAGTCGCTCGCACCGGTGTTCGACGCCATCGAGTCGTGGGCGAACGAGTGGCTCGCCGACGAGGAGTCCGCGACGGAAGCGGTCGGGTCGCTCACGTCGTAG
- a CDS encoding ASCH domain-containing protein, translating to MATIDASDLLPNERVEQTALSGELTQLHRGDRYADAGDTFEIDGVTFVVTAVDERTLGDLTDADARAEGSEDLAAYRRRLEAVHDSFEWDDDSAVVRHRFERRDDA from the coding sequence ATGGCAACCATCGACGCCAGCGACCTCCTGCCGAACGAGCGCGTCGAACAGACGGCGCTTTCGGGCGAACTGACACAGCTCCACCGCGGTGACCGTTACGCCGACGCGGGGGACACGTTCGAGATCGACGGCGTCACGTTCGTCGTCACCGCGGTCGACGAGCGCACCCTGGGTGACCTCACCGACGCCGACGCGCGCGCGGAGGGCTCCGAGGACCTCGCGGCGTACAGACGACGGCTCGAAGCCGTTCACGACTCCTTCGAGTGGGACGACGACTCCGCCGTCGTCCGACATCGGTTCGAGCGGCGCGACGACGCGTAG
- a CDS encoding MoaD/ThiS family protein yields the protein MSTTTTTETQNRQTTVTVRCTGHVRTALGTHELTFEFEGDTLRAFLDAFFAEYDVADLLIAETDEEATAHGWAKVDEPPGSWRKNPEGENTRCYARVCVNGRFNENLDGLDTELEDGDRVALIYPFMFCC from the coding sequence ATGAGCACGACCACGACGACGGAGACCCAGAACCGACAGACGACGGTCACGGTTCGGTGTACCGGCCACGTCCGGACGGCGCTCGGCACGCACGAGCTCACGTTCGAGTTCGAGGGCGACACCCTCCGGGCGTTCCTCGACGCGTTCTTCGCGGAGTACGACGTCGCCGACCTGCTCATCGCCGAGACTGACGAGGAGGCGACTGCCCACGGGTGGGCGAAGGTCGACGAGCCACCGGGAAGCTGGCGGAAGAACCCCGAAGGCGAGAACACGCGCTGTTACGCCCGGGTCTGTGTCAACGGGCGGTTCAACGAGAACCTCGACGGGCTGGATACGGAACTGGAAGACGGTGACCGCGTCGCTCTCATCTATCCGTTCATGTTCTGCTGCTGA
- a CDS encoding DUF7521 family protein, which translates to MTVNLSTNDATVLLVVTKTVTLILGALITFLAYRAFRRQGAPALRALMVGFGLVTAGSALGGALYHVADIGFTLGVGIESLVTAAGFGVLVYSLYVGVDDTDDTRAPSRQVTTEHDGRRRGAD; encoded by the coding sequence ATGACCGTGAACCTGAGCACGAACGACGCGACAGTCCTCCTCGTGGTGACGAAGACGGTGACGCTCATTCTGGGCGCGCTCATCACGTTCCTCGCGTACCGGGCGTTCCGTCGACAGGGAGCACCGGCGCTCAGAGCACTGATGGTCGGGTTCGGCCTCGTGACGGCCGGGTCGGCCCTCGGCGGCGCGCTGTATCACGTCGCCGACATCGGATTCACGCTCGGAGTCGGTATCGAGAGCCTCGTCACCGCTGCCGGGTTCGGCGTCCTCGTCTACTCGCTGTACGTCGGCGTCGACGACACGGACGACACACGCGCTCCGTCCCGGCAGGTCACGACCGAGCACGACGGACGACGGCGCGGTGCGGACTGA
- a CDS encoding sporulation protein — translation MKKVLASVGIGNATVDTVLASSTVEPGQSVDVEIHIEGGSAEQTVDAIELEVETRCATDDGYTEVDVGRLRLSDGFTIEPGRSDVRTATIDIPYATPVTLGRVEVWVETELDISMAVDPEDRDHLDVQPTPRMRAVFDAMDELGFSFRSAECQIDRSGRYASGRAFVQEFEFHAADGPFRGRVDEVELVFDPAADALTVFVEVDRRAGVLSELADTDERTTSIRVDSTDVAAIRDRLEATIDGFA, via the coding sequence ATGAAGAAAGTCCTCGCGAGCGTCGGTATCGGCAACGCGACGGTCGACACGGTGCTGGCCTCCTCGACGGTCGAACCGGGTCAGTCGGTCGACGTCGAGATACACATCGAGGGCGGCTCCGCCGAACAGACGGTCGACGCCATCGAACTCGAAGTCGAGACGCGGTGTGCGACCGACGACGGCTACACGGAGGTCGACGTCGGCCGACTCCGCCTCTCCGACGGCTTCACCATCGAACCCGGCCGGAGCGACGTCCGGACCGCGACGATCGATATCCCGTACGCGACCCCCGTGACTCTCGGGCGCGTGGAGGTGTGGGTCGAGACCGAACTGGACATCTCGATGGCGGTCGATCCCGAGGACCGAGACCACCTCGACGTTCAGCCGACCCCACGGATGCGGGCCGTGTTCGACGCCATGGACGAACTCGGCTTCTCGTTCCGCTCCGCCGAGTGTCAGATCGACCGCTCGGGACGCTACGCCTCCGGACGAGCCTTCGTTCAGGAGTTCGAGTTCCACGCGGCGGACGGGCCGTTCAGGGGACGGGTCGACGAGGTCGAACTCGTCTTCGACCCCGCGGCGGACGCCCTCACGGTCTTCGTCGAAGTCGACCGCCGCGCTGGCGTCCTCAGCGAACTCGCCGACACCGACGAGCGGACGACGTCGATCAGGGTCGACTCGACGGACGTCGCGGCGATCCGCGACCGGCTCGAAGCCACTATCGACGGCTTCGCTTGA
- a CDS encoding urease accessory protein UreF, with product MSENESERGDSASEDADASASLAAFQLADSFLPVGTYTISYGVEQFAATGRVETRDDLEALLRDYLHQQVGPCDVVALAAAWDRAEAADGETLDALAAVDERQRSVTLPREFRESSENSGRRLLELMAETTDDDVIEAYYRRVLAEEAPGNHAVALGLVARRQGIAREDACLLACHSFVVGLLGAAQRLVRLTHTDAQRLLTTLRPVMCDVCETYAGRDPETMAPFAPLVDVMGMGHERAERRLFVS from the coding sequence ATGAGTGAGAACGAGTCCGAGAGAGGCGATTCGGCGAGCGAGGACGCGGACGCGAGCGCATCGCTCGCCGCGTTCCAACTGGCGGATTCGTTCCTCCCGGTGGGGACGTACACCATCTCCTACGGGGTCGAACAGTTCGCCGCGACGGGGCGAGTCGAAACGAGAGACGACCTGGAGGCGCTCCTCCGCGACTACCTCCACCAACAGGTCGGCCCGTGCGACGTCGTCGCGCTCGCGGCGGCGTGGGACCGAGCGGAGGCCGCGGACGGAGAGACCCTCGACGCGCTCGCCGCGGTCGACGAACGACAGCGGTCGGTGACGCTCCCGCGGGAGTTCCGCGAGAGTTCGGAGAACTCGGGGCGTCGGCTGCTCGAACTGATGGCCGAGACGACCGACGACGACGTCATCGAGGCGTACTACCGACGCGTCCTCGCAGAGGAGGCGCCCGGGAACCACGCCGTCGCGCTGGGGCTCGTCGCGCGCCGACAGGGGATCGCACGGGAGGACGCGTGTCTGCTCGCCTGTCACTCGTTCGTGGTCGGGTTGCTCGGTGCCGCACAGCGACTCGTCCGCCTGACCCACACCGACGCCCAGCGACTTCTCACGACGCTTCGCCCGGTCATGTGCGACGTGTGCGAGACGTACGCCGGGCGCGACCCGGAGACGATGGCACCGTTCGCGCCGCTGGTCGACGTGATGGGGATGGGTCACGAGCGCGCCGAACGCCGGCTGTTCGTCAGTTGA
- a CDS encoding urease accessory protein UreE, which yields MRVVRGPVERADDDGERAGEIVVDETQRRRSRFRTRTAGGEEVGVVVDGARVLSAGDVLRTEDGERFVVELEAVEALVVEFDGDADPAAMVVAGHAVGNRHWDLVAHEGRVYVPSGGNAGERLAFVEPYLPPNAEVRTESVEPSLFDESQTGHGDEEGGHSPEHGHGHAHSHDHEHEHGDDDGHQKNHDHGRAHEHDHVHVDATTMTRDRLRRTAREATDE from the coding sequence ATGCGCGTCGTACGCGGCCCCGTCGAACGAGCGGACGATGACGGCGAGCGTGCGGGGGAAATCGTCGTCGACGAGACGCAGCGGCGGCGCTCCCGGTTTCGAACACGAACGGCGGGCGGCGAGGAAGTCGGCGTCGTCGTCGACGGCGCACGGGTGCTGTCGGCCGGCGACGTCCTCCGGACGGAAGACGGCGAGCGGTTCGTCGTCGAACTCGAAGCCGTCGAGGCGCTCGTCGTCGAGTTCGACGGCGACGCGGACCCGGCGGCGATGGTCGTCGCCGGCCACGCCGTCGGCAACCGCCACTGGGACCTCGTCGCTCACGAGGGACGGGTGTACGTCCCGAGCGGTGGAAACGCCGGAGAGCGTCTCGCCTTTGTCGAACCGTACCTCCCACCGAACGCGGAGGTGAGAACCGAATCGGTCGAGCCGTCGCTGTTCGACGAGAGCCAGACCGGACACGGGGACGAGGAGGGGGGCCACAGCCCCGAACACGGTCACGGCCACGCTCACTCGCACGACCACGAGCACGAGCACGGCGATGATGACGGCCACCAGAAAAACCACGACCACGGGCGCGCACACGAACACGACCACGTCCACGTGGACGCCACGACGATGACACGCGACCGGCTCAGGCGCACGGCGCGGGAGGCGACGGATGAGTGA
- a CDS encoding urease accessory protein UreD, whose translation MAASTNGPPPEFRSYAAESLAQSPAGAVGKGGELDLRFARGRDGQSRLVYDRATVPFHLTGGLYHDEALPDIASAYVQDPTGGIAQGDRYEATVEVGAGARAHVSTGSATKVLRMERNYGASTTRIDVGEGGYLEYLPEETILHEGARFWQQVEMDLAPGASVLFADVVVPGRLARDELFAFERLHTSVEARSRGEELFADAVRLDGGDHLRGPGLFGEFRVVGTFYVVAPDHDEVAALADALHERVQPEGGSEDPSAVGGASVLPRESGVAVRVLGARASDVTDRFHRVWNRARETLVGASAPDTRKF comes from the coding sequence ATGGCGGCGTCGACGAACGGCCCGCCGCCCGAGTTCCGGTCGTACGCCGCGGAGTCGCTCGCGCAGTCGCCCGCGGGCGCCGTCGGCAAAGGGGGAGAACTCGACCTCCGGTTCGCTCGCGGCCGGGACGGACAGTCGCGGCTGGTGTACGACCGGGCGACCGTGCCGTTTCACCTCACCGGCGGCCTGTACCACGACGAGGCGCTTCCGGACATCGCCTCCGCGTACGTCCAGGACCCGACGGGCGGCATCGCACAGGGCGACCGGTACGAGGCGACCGTCGAGGTCGGGGCCGGCGCGCGCGCACACGTCTCGACCGGGAGCGCGACGAAGGTCCTCCGGATGGAGCGCAACTACGGCGCGTCGACGACGAGAATCGACGTCGGCGAGGGCGGCTACCTCGAATACCTGCCCGAGGAGACGATTCTCCACGAGGGGGCGAGGTTCTGGCAGCAGGTGGAGATGGACCTCGCACCGGGAGCGAGCGTGCTGTTCGCGGACGTCGTCGTCCCGGGACGACTCGCCCGCGACGAACTGTTCGCGTTCGAACGGCTCCACACGAGCGTCGAGGCACGGAGTCGGGGAGAAGAACTGTTCGCCGACGCCGTCCGCCTCGACGGCGGTGACCACCTGCGCGGGCCGGGGCTGTTCGGCGAGTTCAGAGTGGTCGGGACGTTCTACGTGGTCGCACCGGACCACGACGAGGTGGCCGCGCTCGCGGACGCCCTCCACGAGCGCGTCCAGCCCGAAGGCGGGAGCGAAGACCCGTCCGCCGTCGGCGGGGCGTCCGTCCTCCCCAGAGAATCGGGCGTCGCCGTCCGCGTCCTCGGAGCGCGGGCGAGCGACGTGACCGACCGGTTCCACCGCGTGTGGAACCGCGCGCGGGAAACGCTCGTCGGGGCCAGCGCGCCCGACACGAGGAAGTTCTGA
- the ureG gene encoding urease accessory protein UreG encodes MSRTERENEDATRPRSYRDVPVVGIGGPVGSGKTSLIERLVPHLKTDDRTIGLIANDILTQEDANVLKESFAGEIPDDLVQGVETGACPHTGIREDPTMNLDKVTEYAQNYPELDLVLLESGGDNLAATFNPELADYFIYVISVAEGDDIPRKRGPGVVDCDLLVINKTDLAPHVGADLDVMERDTEEVRNGRPYVLTNCKEESGIEEVAAHVEREVLFA; translated from the coding sequence GTGAGCCGGACCGAGCGGGAGAACGAGGACGCGACCCGCCCGCGAAGCTACCGCGACGTCCCCGTCGTCGGCATCGGGGGCCCCGTCGGGTCGGGAAAGACGTCGCTCATCGAGCGGCTCGTCCCCCATCTGAAGACCGACGACCGAACCATCGGGCTCATCGCCAACGATATCCTCACCCAGGAGGACGCGAACGTGCTGAAGGAGTCGTTCGCGGGCGAGATTCCCGACGACCTCGTCCAGGGGGTCGAGACGGGCGCGTGTCCGCACACGGGCATCAGAGAGGACCCGACGATGAACCTCGACAAGGTGACCGAGTACGCGCAGAACTACCCCGAGTTGGACCTCGTCCTCCTCGAATCCGGCGGCGACAACCTCGCGGCGACGTTCAATCCCGAACTCGCCGACTACTTCATCTACGTCATCTCCGTGGCCGAGGGCGACGACATCCCCCGAAAACGGGGGCCGGGCGTCGTCGACTGCGACCTGCTCGTCATCAACAAGACGGACCTCGCGCCGCACGTGGGCGCGGACCTCGACGTGATGGAACGCGACACCGAGGAGGTCCGAAACGGAAGGCCGTACGTCCTCACGAACTGCAAGGAGGAGTCGGGCATCGAGGAGGTCGCCGCACACGTCGAACGGGAGGTGCTGTTCGCGTAG